One window of the Halorussus sp. MSC15.2 genome contains the following:
- a CDS encoding ATPase domain-containing protein: protein MYGLGEVCPGVEVEPGTNLLVTGPPMTGKRTLALEILAHGSRHGDGSIVVTTKDGGEDVRESLRELLGRDETGPLGIVDCVSKQQGMSPSPSDEITYASSPKDMTGIGIQLSEFLQAFYKDGGVKRNRILLHSLSMLLMYSNLQTVFRFLHVFTGRVQSADALGIFVIDSTAHDQQTTSTLKQLFDGQIEVREGDDGQSELRVRGVGEDTDWRPFSRR from the coding sequence ATGTATGGACTGGGTGAGGTCTGTCCGGGGGTCGAGGTCGAACCGGGGACGAATCTCCTGGTGACCGGGCCACCGATGACGGGCAAACGAACTCTCGCTCTGGAGATTCTCGCGCACGGTAGCCGTCACGGGGACGGTTCTATCGTCGTCACGACGAAGGATGGCGGCGAGGACGTCCGCGAGAGCCTCCGTGAGCTACTCGGCCGCGACGAGACCGGTCCGTTGGGCATCGTGGACTGCGTCTCCAAGCAACAGGGGATGAGTCCCTCCCCGAGCGACGAAATCACGTACGCCTCCTCGCCCAAAGACATGACGGGCATCGGGATTCAGCTCTCGGAGTTCCTGCAGGCGTTCTACAAGGACGGCGGCGTCAAGCGAAACCGCATCCTGTTGCACTCGCTCTCGATGCTGTTGATGTACTCGAACCTCCAGACCGTGTTCCGGTTTCTCCACGTCTTCACGGGCCGAGTCCAGAGCGCCGACGCGCTCGGCATCTTCGTCATCGACTCGACGGCCCACGACCAGCAGACGACGAGTACCCTCAAGCAGTTGTTCGACGGGCAGATAGAGGTCCGGGAGGGCGACGACGGTCAGTCCGAACTCCGAGTACGAGGCGTCGGCGAGGACACCGACTGGCGACCCTTCTCGCGGCGCTGA